A genomic stretch from Aedes albopictus strain Foshan chromosome 2, AalbF5, whole genome shotgun sequence includes:
- the LOC134285975 gene encoding uncharacterized protein LOC134285975, with protein MFNWFNLFNLINLLFKLLNLFNLFNLFNLLKMFKLLELFKMFKLFNLFNLFNPFNLSKFSNVFNLVQYIFNLFDLFNLVQSVQPVQSVQSVEAVLATQAGQFAQSVQPVQSVQSVQFFNLFNLLNLFNLFNLFKLFNLFNLFNLLNLLNLFNLINLVQAVQATQAVQSVESVFNMFNLFDHILFKLFNLFNLFKLFNLFNLFNLFNFFNLLNLFKLLNLFNLVQSIQPVQTLFLLLKLFNLLNLFNLFNLFKLLKLPMLFNLFNLNNLLNLNNLFNHFNQFPFLIFFFNPSKKLMSLLSLIT; from the exons ATGTTTAACTGGTTCAATCTGTTCAATCTGATCAATCTG CTGTTCAAGTTACTCAATCTGTTCAATCTGTTCAATCTGTTCAATCTGTTAAAGATGTTCAAGCTACTAGAGCTGTTCAAGATGTTCAAGCTATTCAATCTGTTCAATCTGTTCAATCCGTTCAATCTGTCCAAGTTTTCCAATGTATTCAATCTGGTTCAATATATATTCAATCTTTTCGATCTGTTCAATCTGGTTCAATCTGTTCAACCTGTTCAATCTGTTCAATCTGTTGAAGCTGTTCTAGCTACTCAAGCTGGTCAATTTGCTCAATCTGTCCAACCTGTTCAATCTGTTCAATCTGTTCAATTTTTCAATCTTTTCAATCTACTCAATCTGTTCAATCTGTTCAATCTGTTCAAACTGTTCAATCTGTTCAATCTATTTAACCTGTTAAATCTGCTCAATCTGTTCAATCTGATCAATCTGGTTCAAGCTGTTCAAGCTACTCAAGCTGTTCAATCCGTTGAATCTGTT TTCAATATGTTCAATCTGTTCGATCACATTCTGTTCAAATTGTTCAATCTGTTCAATCTGTTCAAACTGTTCAATCTGTTCAATCTGTTCAATTTGTTCAATTTTTTCAATCTGTTAAATCTGTTCAAACTGCTCAATCTGTTCAATCTGGTTCAATCTATTCAACCAGTTCAAACT ctattcTTGCTACTCAAGCTGTTCAATTTGCTCAATCTGTTCAACCTGTTCAATCTGTTCAAGCTGCTCAAGTTGCCCATGCTGTTCAATCTGTTCAATTTAAACAATCTGCTCAATTTAAACAATCTCTTCAATCATTTCAATCAGTtcccttttttaattttttttttcaatccgtccAAAAAGCTCATGAGTTTGCTCAGCTTAATCACTTAA